Genomic segment of Pseudomonas sp. DY-1:
CGCTCCAGTGCTGGTGCTGGATGAAGCCACCTCGGCCCTCGACACCGAGTCCGAGCGGCACATCCAGGCCGCCCTGGACCGCGTGATGGACGGCCGCACTACGCTGGTCATCGCCCACCGGTTGTCCACCATCGAAAAGGCGGACCTGATCCTGGTCATGGATCAGGGACGCATCGTCGAGCGTGGCAACCACGCGGAACTGCTGGCGATGAACGGCTACTATGCCCGGCTCCATGCCAATCAGTTCGCCGAAGAGGCTCAGCCGGAAGCGAGCTGGGCCGCGAGCGGGGGATAGCCATCACCCCCGCGCCCCTCAAGCGGTTCCGATGCTCCCGGGTAGGTCAGGCCAACTGACCTGCTATGGTATGATCCGCGCCGATTTTGACGTCCGGAGACTCCATGAAACTGTCCATGCCCCGATTCGATCAGGCCCCCGTTCTGGTGGTGGGCGACGTCATGCTTGACCGGTACTGGCATGGCGGCACCTCGCGCATCTCCCCCGAGGCCCCGGTTCCCGTGGTCAAGGTAGAGCAGATCGAGGATCGTCCCGGCGGCGCCGCGAACGTTGCGCTGAACATCGCGGCACTTGGCGCCCCTGCCATGCTGGTGGGTATCACCGGCGCCGACGAAGCGGCAGACAGCCTGAGCGACAGCCTCAACGCTGCAGGCGTGGACGTGCATTTCCAGCGCCTTGCCGAGCAGCCGACCATCGTCAAACTGCGCGTCATGAGCCGTCACCAGCAACTGCTGCGCATGGACTTCGAAGAAGCCTTCGGTACCGACACCGAGGCGCTGGCGGCACAAGTCGAGCGCTTGCTGCCCCAGGCCAGGGTCCTGGTGCTGTCCGACTATGGAAAGGGCGCACTGAAGAACCACCAGGTGCTGATCCAGGCCGCACGCCAACGCGGCGTGCCGGTACTGGCGGACCCGAAGGGAAAGGACTTCAGCATTTACCGTGGTGCGAGCCTGATCACCCCGAATCTCAATGAGTTCGAAGCCATCGTCGGCGGCTGTGCCGATGAGGCGGAGCTGGTCGCCAAGGGCGCGGCGCTGATGCAGGAACTGGAGCTGGGAGCCTTGCTGGTCACACGTGGCGAGCATGGCATGACCCTGCTGCGTCCTGGTCATTCCGCGTTGCACCTGCCGGCCCGCGCCCGCGAAGTGTTCGATGTCACCGGCGCCGGCGACACCGTGATATCCACCCTGGCCGCCGCCCTGGCCGCGGGCGAAGAACTGCCGCAGGCCGTGGCGCTCGCCAACCTCGCCGCAGGCATCGTTGTCGGCAAACTGGGCACCGCCGCCATCAGTGCTCCGGAATTGCGCCGTGCTGTGCAGCGCGAGCAGGGTTCCGAACGTGGTGTGCTGAGCCTGGACCAGTTGCTGCTGGCCATCGAGGATGCCCGCGCCCACGGCGAGAAGATCGTCTTCACCAACGGCTGCTTCGACATCCTCCATGCCGGCCACGTGACCTACCTGGAACAGGCCCGCGCGCAAGGCGATCGCCTGGTGCTGGCGGTCAATGGCGATGCGTCGGTCAGCCGCCTCAAGGGGCCGGGCCGTCCGATCAACAGTGTCGAGCGCCGCATGGCTGTGCTGGCTGGCCTGGGCGCGGTGGATTGGGTCGTCAGCTTCCCCGAGGACACCCCGGAGCGCCTGCTCGGCCAGGTCAAGCCAGATGTCCTGGTGAAGGGTGGCGACTACGGCATCGACCAGGTGGTAGGTGCCGATATCGTGCGCGCCTACGGTGGAGAGGTGAGGGTGCTCGGTTTGGTGGAAAACAGCTCCACCACAGCGATCGTCGAGAAAATCCGCAGCAAGTGATCCCGTCCGACTGGCAACTCTGCCAGTCACAGATGTCGGCCCGGTCATAGGCGTCCGGGTCGATGCCGAACATCATCCCGGCATCCTCATCCTGCATGGAGTGCGATGCCGATGTTCCCCAACGCACAGGGCCGCGCGCTGGCTTTGCTCAATCGCGTAGCCCAGTCCCATTGGCCTGACCGCCTCAAGCTGCGCAAGACCCTGGAGAAGCTCCTCTACGGTGGTGCCCGTGTCGGCTTCAATCTCGCTGCCCGGCGATCCCGCCAGCAGTCGCACTCGGTCCGCGCGGGTGAGCTGTTCGATCTCTCCCTCTCCGACGAACAGCGGATGCTGGTGGAGATGCTGGAGGCCTTTGCCCAGGAAACCCTGCGTCCGGCGGCCCACGAAGCGGACGCCCGGGGTGCGGTGCCGGCCGGACTACTCAATCAGGCCCATGCGCTCGGGTTGGTGCATTACGGTGTCGGTGAGGGGCTGGGCGGTATGGCAGGCGAGGGCGCCATCCTTACCAATGCATTGATGGCTGAGGCGCTGTCCAAGGGCGACTTGAGCCTGGCGGCCGCTCTGCTGGTACCGCTGTCAGCCGCCAATTGCATCCGTCGCTGGGCTTCACCTGAGCAGCAGGCGGCCTGGTTACCGGCTTTCCTCGATGGGCGGTCTGTGCCGCGCATGGCCATCGCCGTAAACGAACCGACGGTCCTGTTCGACCCCCACAAGCTGTCCACCCGCGCCCAGCGCAAGAGAGATCATTACCTGCTGAACGGTGAGAAATGCCTGGTGCTCGACGGGCTGGACGCCAGTCGCATCATCGTCGCCGCCAACACCGACAACGGGACCGCACTGTTCCTGATTGATGCCGGCAGCAAGGGGCTGGAGTTGCGGCCGGAACCTGCAATGGGTCTGAGGAGCTGCGGCACTGCCCGCGTTCGCTTGAAGGGCGTGCAAGTCCCGCTTGAGCGTCGTCTGGCTGCCGTCGACTTCGACTACCAGGCGTTTCTCGACCTTGGCCACTTGGCCTGGTGTGCCCTTGCCCTGGGAACTGCCCAGGCTGTGCTGGACTACGTGATCGGCTATTGCAACGAACGGATGGCCTTCGGTGAACCCATTAGCCATCGCCAGGGCGTGGCGTTCATGGTCGCGGACATTGCCGTCGAACTGGACGCCATGCGCCTGATGGTCTGGCGCGCTTGCGCCCGTGCCGATCGGGTAGAAGCATTCCAGCGCGAATCCTACCTGGCGCGCCTGCTATGCGCCGAAAAGGCCATGAAGATCGGCACCGATGCCGTGCAATTGCTCGGTGGCCATGGTTTCACCCAGGAACACCCGGCCGAGCGCTGGTACCGCGACCTGCGCGCCATCGCCGTGATGAGCGGCGGCCTGCATTTGTGAGGAAGGCAGCATGAACCTGGAAATCCCGAAGAAATTCCGTGGCCTGAGCCTTCAGGCCCATCAGGTAGCGGCACAGTACTTTCGCCCGTTGTCACGCAAGTACGACAAGGCTGAGCATGCCTATCCTCGCGAGCTGGATCTGCTGGCGGCAATGCTCGATGGCATGAACGCC
This window contains:
- the hldE gene encoding bifunctional D-glycero-beta-D-manno-heptose-7-phosphate kinase/D-glycero-beta-D-manno-heptose 1-phosphate adenylyltransferase HldE, yielding MKLSMPRFDQAPVLVVGDVMLDRYWHGGTSRISPEAPVPVVKVEQIEDRPGGAANVALNIAALGAPAMLVGITGADEAADSLSDSLNAAGVDVHFQRLAEQPTIVKLRVMSRHQQLLRMDFEEAFGTDTEALAAQVERLLPQARVLVLSDYGKGALKNHQVLIQAARQRGVPVLADPKGKDFSIYRGASLITPNLNEFEAIVGGCADEAELVAKGAALMQELELGALLVTRGEHGMTLLRPGHSALHLPARAREVFDVTGAGDTVISTLAAALAAGEELPQAVALANLAAGIVVGKLGTAAISAPELRRAVQREQGSERGVLSLDQLLLAIEDARAHGEKIVFTNGCFDILHAGHVTYLEQARAQGDRLVLAVNGDASVSRLKGPGRPINSVERRMAVLAGLGAVDWVVSFPEDTPERLLGQVKPDVLVKGGDYGIDQVVGADIVRAYGGEVRVLGLVENSSTTAIVEKIRSK
- a CDS encoding acyl-CoA dehydrogenase family protein, encoding MFPNAQGRALALLNRVAQSHWPDRLKLRKTLEKLLYGGARVGFNLAARRSRQQSHSVRAGELFDLSLSDEQRMLVEMLEAFAQETLRPAAHEADARGAVPAGLLNQAHALGLVHYGVGEGLGGMAGEGAILTNALMAEALSKGDLSLAAALLVPLSAANCIRRWASPEQQAAWLPAFLDGRSVPRMAIAVNEPTVLFDPHKLSTRAQRKRDHYLLNGEKCLVLDGLDASRIIVAANTDNGTALFLIDAGSKGLELRPEPAMGLRSCGTARVRLKGVQVPLERRLAAVDFDYQAFLDLGHLAWCALALGTAQAVLDYVIGYCNERMAFGEPISHRQGVAFMVADIAVELDAMRLMVWRACARADRVEAFQRESYLARLLCAEKAMKIGTDAVQLLGGHGFTQEHPAERWYRDLRAIAVMSGGLHL